gcagttgccgcagagcaacctatgagctcgctagctagcccgctcaaggtctgcagctgccgcactgcgttgacaatggatacaaaaattaaggataattttttggcttcaatatctcagaaaagattaatctttcccgtagcgtaagctagcttacgcaatactcgttccctcatctagaaagaaccgaggttacgttaggtaaccgatacgttttacttTGTAACAGCAATGTTTCATTAACCCTAGCAATAATGCACAAATTACTACATGCTTTTTCTTACAATAAAAGCTTTTGAGATGattacaaaataacaataatatattttttatttgtagcaAGTTTGTTCAGGGATTATtctgtttcacatttttattatacaggaattataaaattatttagcaTGCATTAGCCTATGTTTTGCTATGTACTGTTTTGAGTCAGGATGTTTTTCACCTTAATAACATGTGTCAATGTGATTTGCCACAGAAAACTGCTGGTGGGAATAAAATAGCCTACAGTTTAAAATTCAGTGTCACCATTAAGGTAAGCTGCTAATACATTTCATGCTGtggtacaaaataaaaaagtatcaatgtaaaatgtttgttctttttttcccACAGCTCACCTGGTTATTGGCTGTACTGCATGTATTGTAGGTGTAATTACTGTGTCATGGAGAGAGAAAAGTGGTATCACTCGCAGCAATTTAAGGAAAAGGGCTGTTAAAAGAGTCACCCAGCTTGTGTTCCCTAACTGTGTTCTAagattttaaaagttgtgtaaTCCATCGTTGCATTTACAATGTTATATTTATCAGAAACAGACTGACAGCTGAGGCCACCAATCAAGAGATcgaatcatttattaaaaaatggcTTCATCTTTCAAGTGACCGAGACGGagggagaagagaaagagagaatcgGAGGAGGTTACATTGTGTTTTTACTATATGTGTATAATACCATGGTGTGTCTGaatacttgattttgattggCTGCAAGGTgtgcattaaaacatttgtaacactttacaagttAGCATTAGTTAACTACTTTAGTTAACATGCCGCgtggctagaaagctcttggctgttctagaaaggagactgatccaatgcagcaaagatccCTAACAGTCCCTAacatagcctattggctatgttgtatccccagaattcCGATCGGCGCACAGgcacaaaaataaatactgtacaattttataatttcgttttgaattttgtttaaaagtagacatttcaagctttctatttatttctcatgtctgtgaagCAAGTAGCCTATACgctgagtttcggttcatttatgagacgaGCTCCAGTTCACGAGCAATGCAAGAGATCGCACTGGCGCCTCCATGTCTTGATTATATCTGCtgtatttgcttcttatttattaattccaggcaattggttgatgaaacagtgattaaaattaagatacaatttatacaaaacgaaattcaatTTAAAGAAATGCTTTCTACAAAactaaacttaataaagtggtcaaaatcatgtctgatcaTCTTATGATCCTATCTTACTCATGCTGTTCACTTTTCATATAATCAAcatagattaaataaaaaaaataacattatattatgTAAACATAAATATGGAATATAATTTTAGTAATTAAGACATGTTGGAAAAGGTGTTTATCTTTCATTTCCAATGTGAACATCATAATGTATTCTCCTGAAAATTATGTATTGTCAAATGTATACTGAATGTAAACTCTTAGGAATTTAACattcaatgcgaatgtatctgagaatattcttaaataaggaaatctattcAGTGATTGGTCCATGCCAAATTAGCTACTGcctgatgaaaatttgactatttcaAAGTGTGCTCGTTTTTTTCCGGATGTAGGTAACAATATTAACAAAGCCTGTCTAGCAAAAACGACCTTTGGTGTGTGCgctggtgtgtgtgtgcaaaagtaTGTGGGGGGTGGGATGTTTACCGCTATTCCGAGGAAtttcttgcttttcaaccgcggttaaaaaaaatccataccgtCCCTGCCCTACTGTAACATTAAAAAAGCTTAATAAATAATGTAGTTCATTTACTAGTTAAtaaataaactaatgttaacaaataatacCTTGTAGTGTTACCAAACCGTTTAATGCACTGATAGTTCCAGTCCATTTATTCACCATTCAATATTAATGTGCTGCTTTCATTAAAGCACAGAGTCAgctgtttttaaagtttttaaaacttGCAGCTTCACTATTAGTAAAAAGACGGTGCACAGACGCAGGTAATTCCTGAATGCATCTCTCACTACAGTgcctagctttttttttttgttttgtgttatttatttatttatttatttatttttaattatattttgtttagagttttttatttaatttggctTCTgaatagttgtgtgtgtgtgtgtgtgtgtgtgtgtgtgtgtgtgtgtgtgtgtgtgtgtgtgtgtgtgtgtgtgtgtgtgtgtgtgtgtgtgtgagcgtgtatttatcactttgtggggaccaaatgtccccataaggatagtaaaacccgaaatgtttgaccttgtggggacattttgtcggtccccatgaagaaaacagcttataaatcatactaaattatgttttttgaaaatgtaaaaatgcagaaagttttctgtgagggttaggtttaggggtagggttaggtttaggggatagaatataaagtttgtacagtataaaaaccattatgtctatggaaagtccccataaaacatggaaacacaacatgtgtgtgtgtgtgtgtgtgtgtgtgagtgtgtgtgtgtgtgtgtgtgtgtgtgtgtgtgttttgtacttAAACACTATTGTATAATCAGCGTTCTGTTACTGAGTCAACAgtttttttcatttgtgtttcCAATAAAGGCTTGCAAGATTGCCATGACGCCGATGGGCCCAGTAAAGGAGGTCAAATTCTATAATTTTGGATGGTTCCATTTGCCAAGGTTTTGTAGTGTGTTCACTTCTGcgttgtctgtttgtttttttggatgaCCAAAGCTACtggaaatatgttttgtttttatttagtttctaCAATGCTTTCTATGcacatattttgtgtttgtttattattgttttttttttaattggtttacagttttgaaaatgtaaacttgCAGTGGGTTGTTCTTTggcaatattaataaattatgcaaatgttttcagaaatgtgtttagATCATTTGTTGTAACTTATCTTAGCATAAAGAGGGGCCATTTCTCTTTACTGTATGTTGTTGATGCAGTTCACTTAGTGTCAGCCACTGAGTTTTCCATAGTTTTAATGGCACAGCATGCGCATGCGAcgctacagcacacacacacacacacacacacacacacacacacacacacacacacacagagttatgGTTTATTTAGTTAATTCTTGGCTAACATGTGGCTAAACAAATGGCCTGCTTGTGGACCAGATCTGGCAAACAGGTGTACACTGCAAAAGTGCCACCATTCCATGCTGCATGTGGCCCACATGAGGAATGTTGGGAAAGACCAGGGTTTGTATAATCAACTGTGGCCAGGTGTGGTTTATTTGGTTTGTTGTGGCATTGCTAAGGCTTTCTTGAGGCCCAAATGTGGAAAACAGGACCGGGTTACACAATTGCCAACTTTCCATGTGTTATGTGGGCCAGAGTAAGTTGTCAGATCTGCCAGAATTGAAATGAACTGTGGCACAGATTTGGGCCAGTTCTACCTTATTTGTTTTGTTCTCGGCTGACATGCGGCATTGCTGTGGCTTAATTGTGGCCCAAATCTGGCAAACAGGAGCGGACCGCCCAAGTGCCATCATTCCACGCGGTATGTGGGCCAGATGAGAATGATGGCACTTCGGCTCCTGTTTGCCAGATATGGGCCACAATTAAGCCATAGCAATGCCACATGTCagccataaacaaaacaaattaagcaGAACTGGCCCAGACAGAAAAATTACTGTGGCCGAGATCCGGCCTACACTTGAAACTTTCATCTGGCATAACCTGTGAAGTGTCAAGTGTGGGCCAGTTctgcttcatttgttttgtttatggctGACATGTGGTATTGCTATGGCTTAATTGTGGCCCAAATCTGGCAAACAGCAGCGGACCGCCCAAGTGCCATCATTCCACGGGTTATGTGGGCCAGATGAAAGTGTCAAGTGTGGGCTGGATCTGGGCCAGAACAATTTTGATGTCTGTGCCAGATGTGGGCCAGTTctgcttcatttgttttgtttatggctGAAATGTGGCATTGCTATGGCTCGATTGTGGCCCATATCTGGCAAACAGGAGTGGGCCGCTCAAGTGCCATCAGTCCATGCGGTATGTGGGCCAGAGCAAGGTTTTAGGTCTGGGCCAGAATTCAAATAACCTGTTGCCCAGATGTGGGCCAGTTctgcttcatttgttttgtttatggctGAAATGCGGCATTGCAATGGCTCGATTCTGGCCCATATCTGGCAAACAGGAGTGGGCCACTCAAGTGCCATCAGTCCATGTGGTATGTGGGCCAGAGCAAGGTTTTAGGTCTGGGCCGGATCTGGGCCAGAATTGAAATAACCTGTTGCCCAGATGTGGGCCAGTTctgcttcatttgttttgttcatggctGACATGCGGCATTGCTACGGATTGATTGTGGCCCAAATCTGGCAAACAGGAGCGGACCGCCCAAGTGCCATCATTCCACGCGGTATGTGGGCCAGATGAAAGTGTCAAGTGTGGGCCGGATCTGGGCCACAACaattttgctatctgggaatgTTTACATTAATGACAATTATTGACAGTgtgcacattttattaattattttctaggTAAAAATTCAGTTAAGTGCCTCAGGAACATGACAAAAATGCAATAAGATAGAAAGAACACATTCTTTTATGATAaagattatattaatttattataattgacAAATCAGTATCTTGTAAAAAGCCATTTCATTTTAGTGAATTTTAGTGAACCACCTCTTTAAAATGTCTGGGGACTGAAATATTACTGAATCCCATGAATGATCCAACTATGATATTTTGACTATGAAAATGTTGCTACCTAAATGGGGGATATAACATAGACTATGGAAGCCAGATCAggccacagaataaagaaaatatgTAAATCAGAATTTTTATCTCACAACTCTGACACTATTTCTCGTAACTCTAACAATTCTAAATATAAACTACACATATATCTTAAAAATTACttctttatattttgtaatttttactttatatcttgcaattgcgacTATATATCTTAGTTGCTTTATTTCTCGCAATTGTGAGGAATAAACTTGTaatgacaatataaaaatgtGCAATTACGAGAAATACAGTCGCAATTACAATAAGTGAGTTATGAAGtcagaatgtttttatattttttcccccTTGGCAGGATAAAGGCATCTTAATAGACTTGCTAGTTTTAAATGAAGATTTAAAGAATTTAAAGAATTCCCCTAGAATTTAGGAAAAAAAGGGGTACATGCTCATGAATGTCCCTAAAGGAAGGTTTTGTCAAATTTAGCTCCGTTTTGGGTGTaattttgtccccaaactatagctaaGTACATACACagccaaaaatgcatttttacttgTTTATCATTATTTGTTATATATGAAATTTGCTTATTTACTTATAGTATCATAGCTTCTTGTTAGTCTTTTTACAGCACACCAaatcataaaatgtatgtatCTAAATCTATGATATATTATCACTCAGGTTTATTGTGGCAGAAGGGTCTCATTGAGTTTCCTTGATTACATGTAAGGCTATTATCTTAGCTGCCAGTAAAGCCTCATTACAGGCCTGAGGGATGAAGCTGGGGGGGAGAAGAAACCCGTATCGGCCACGGTCCTGGAGCTCAAACGTGAAGGAATATTTGATCCCAAGACTATGAGCCCAGTCATCAGAGCCTCCTGGGgctaaatctatttaaaaaaataacaatgaataTGTTTTAATACAACAAAGAAACAGGAACTGAGTTACAAAAATTATACATTCTGATGGATTGATTGATAAAACACATGTATCTTACATATGGTTCTTGCACCAGCACCATATCTGTAATGACTCTTGTAGTATCTGCGTATTTTTGCTGAGGCCTCCTTAGCAAGTTCAAGCTGAAAGAAAATGCACGCAAATACGTATATAGAAATTAGGAAAAGAAAACACAACCTTCTTTATATTAATCAGTCTTATTTTTGAACTACATCACACACCAGTTCATTGTGGTTTGGAACACTGTCATAGGAACTGGAGGAGGGAAACAGGAGCATCTGAGAGTAGGAGTGGATGGAAATGTACAGCTTAACTGTGTCTTTATGGGAGCGCAGGAACTTTGCTACTGCCTGGGCCTCCGGCTCAGACTCTGGGAACTGACCACAAAATATGGGATCACATGGGTCACTGGAGGCACCCTCCGCTGTACAACAGGAAAAGAATAAACCATTATTTTACCAGAAATCGTTTATTTCTTGAATGAAATCTCcttcaaaagctaaaataaataaataaatataacactatgaatgtttgtttgtttttatgaaggttcagagtttggTACTCACTGCACCAGTTTGCATCAAAATTTCTGTTCAAATCAGTCCCAACACACTCGCTGTTGTTGCTCACGGACCGGTTTTTCCTCCACATACGATTCTATTTGGTAAATGAAAAATGGAAAAGTATCATGACAAGAACATAGATCTGTTTAATGATCAGAGGACATTTTTCTGAATGTCATTTACATGTGCAAAAATCTGTGACAAATTCAGTATTCATTTCAGGAGCTTTCCCAccaaacaataataaatacataaaaagatGTAATACAATAATTAAATTAGCATATCAAATGCACTGTTGAAAAGTTAGTATATTGAGCATATTACTGTTGTCCATGTGTACTTGTATCCATCTGGGTTCATGACAGGCAAGATGTAAATATCCATGTTATTCAACATCTCTGTAATGTCATTATTTTGGTTGTAAAATGTTAGTGCCTGGCAACAAAAAACAGGAAAagaattttccattaaattttcCATTCGAGCTGCAATTTGTTAAGTTTCAATGAAGATCTTGAAATCTGAATTGAATAAAGGCATTTGCTTGGCAGAGGTGCTGCAATAATGTGAAATTATTGAATCGCAGATGAAAAGCAAATGATCACCGTTAAcacattcagacttttacaatAGGTGGTGCTAATTGACAAGCATTCCTGCCCCATTACAGTAGGTGGCGCAAAGCACCTTTCAGCTTGTCTGCCCTTTGCCCAACATGGATGAGATGGAGAACTAGTCTACTTGGAAATTTTGCAAAACAACCATGAAATCGCAATTCCAAAGACAAGAAAGCAATTTGTCTAACGAACAGATCGAAAAAAGAAAACGAATGACTTTATAAGCTGCAGCAGCGATGATGAGTGTGTTGTTGATTTGCTTAATgagaaagaaaacattaaaaacacttcacaaactatttccattcacctgctggacaagttgactgacagtatgatCATGTATACACAGTCTGAAGGGGGATTAGAAAGAAtagagtttaaaaaaataacattagctgttaaaacatgttatcaactGAAACAACACAGATTATATGCCACTGCCACACATGGAGTACAATTTGTGccatgtacatttgtttaaaatctcAGCATAAATAGCACCACCTATTGTAAAGGTGTGAATATGTTAATGATGATCATATGCCTTGATTTTAATGTTATAGGACCATTCGTCTGAATTTTGTTTCACATTATCACATCACCTCTGGTATGCAAAGGACTTTAATAAAGAGGGATATAGCTGCAGTGAGTGTTCCAAAAAAGGGCAGAAGCTCCAAACcgccattaaagatatagggagcctctaacctaaccctttcccttaCACTAAACATTTGTGGAAGTGAcaaccccttttggagttggcacaaccccTTTTTGGAATAACCCcgcccccttctggagtaactcCTGCCCTCTTTTGAAGATTCCACCCTTATTTAGA
This DNA window, taken from Xyrauchen texanus isolate HMW12.3.18 chromosome 5, RBS_HiC_50CHRs, whole genome shotgun sequence, encodes the following:
- the cpb2 gene encoding carboxypeptidase B2, encoding MWPLLQLAYLICFNNFLEKCVCTPEHDRVLSITVSTQEHVDTLRNITSNNETELWQPASPTHITANSEVHLYIQSTSVEHVTQILRKLRITYTVLLENTNALVEMQTKNDSSDPRSAGVNYERYHSLEDIYHWINKVSQENPDMVTVNLIGSSFEKRPLYLLKLSGQRGEVKRAMWMDCGIHAREWISPAFCMWFVKYALTFYNQNNDITEMLNNMDIYILPVMNPDGYKYTWTTNRMWRKNRSVSNNSECVGTDLNRNFDANWCTEGASSDPCDPIFCGQFPESEPEAQAVAKFLRSHKDTVKLYISIHSYSQMLLFPSSSSYDSVPNHNELLELAKEASAKIRRYYKSHYRYGAGARTIYLAPGGSDDWAHSLGIKYSFTFELQDRGRYGFLLPPSFIPQACNEALLAAKIIALHVIKETQ